A section of the Deinococcus malanensis genome encodes:
- a CDS encoding sensor histidine kinase, with the protein YTRTRAEARLHLHVRETEAEFVIGVEDNGVGFDMRHKERLFRLFQRQHPSSVYEGSGLGLAVVRRVTERFGGRAWGEGAVDRGSTFWFAWPRQPTVHA; encoded by the coding sequence TACACCCGCACCCGAGCAGAAGCCCGCCTCCACCTTCACGTGCGGGAGACGGAAGCGGAGTTTGTGATCGGCGTGGAGGACAACGGGGTAGGGTTCGATATGCGTCATAAGGAGCGGTTGTTCCGGTTGTTTCAGCGCCAGCATCCGTCGAGCGTGTACGAGGGGTCCGGGCTGGGACTGGCGGTGGTGCGGCGGGTGACCGAGCGGTTCGGTGGCCGGGCGTGGGGTGAAGGGGCAGTCGATCGGGGGTCGACCTTCTGGTTCGCGTGGCCCAGACAACCCACGGTTCACGCGTGA